The Crocosphaera subtropica ATCC 51142 genome includes a window with the following:
- the accD gene encoding acetyl-CoA carboxylase, carboxyltransferase subunit beta encodes MSIFDWFAKQEKSEPPIQQQQKEREIADGLWTKCVACTALTYTKDLQANQLVCTECGHHFRVESSERIAQLMDKNTWKPLNDHLTPTDPLKFCDRKPYSDRIKDTQEKTGLVDAVQTGTGLIDGLPLALGVMDFRFMGGSMGSVVGEKLCRLIEYATQERLPVVIVCASGGARMQEGMLSLMQMAKISGALERHRNAKLLYIPVLTHPTTGGVTASFAMLGDLIIAEPNATIGFAGRRVIEQTLREKLPDGFQTSEYLLKHGFVDAIVSRTQLKKTLAQLISIHQPFFPVLPPLNVREKHHHHHSEEVVLKMDGKEE; translated from the coding sequence ATGTCTATATTTGATTGGTTTGCTAAACAAGAAAAGTCAGAACCCCCCATTCAACAACAACAGAAAGAACGGGAAATTGCTGATGGTTTATGGACTAAATGTGTAGCTTGTACCGCATTAACTTACACAAAAGACCTTCAGGCCAATCAACTGGTTTGTACCGAATGTGGTCATCATTTTCGGGTAGAAAGTTCCGAACGCATTGCCCAGTTAATGGATAAAAATACCTGGAAACCCCTCAATGATCATCTTACCCCCACCGATCCTCTGAAATTCTGCGATCGCAAACCCTACAGCGATCGGATCAAGGACACTCAAGAAAAAACGGGGTTAGTTGATGCAGTGCAAACGGGAACCGGATTAATTGATGGTCTTCCTTTGGCCCTCGGTGTGATGGACTTCCGCTTTATGGGGGGTAGTATGGGGTCTGTGGTGGGGGAAAAACTCTGCCGTCTTATTGAATACGCCACCCAAGAACGGTTGCCAGTGGTGATTGTCTGCGCTTCTGGTGGAGCAAGAATGCAAGAAGGAATGTTAAGTTTAATGCAGATGGCCAAAATTTCGGGGGCCTTAGAACGTCATCGCAACGCCAAATTACTCTATATTCCTGTCTTAACCCATCCCACCACTGGAGGAGTTACCGCTAGTTTTGCCATGTTAGGGGATTTAATTATTGCTGAACCCAACGCTACCATTGGTTTTGCTGGACGACGGGTGATTGAACAAACCTTAAGGGAAAAGTTACCGGATGGCTTCCAAACGTCAGAATATTTATTAAAACATGGCTTTGTGGACGCCATTGTTTCCCGTACTCAACTGAAAAAAACCCTTGCTCAATTAATCAGTATCCATCAGCCTTTTTTCCCTGTCTTACCCCCTCTTAACGTCCGTGAAAAGCATCATCATCATCACTCAGAAGAGGTTGTTCTGAAAATGGATGGAAAGGAAGAATAA
- a CDS encoding flavin reductase family protein, whose product MLDEKAKKTMLRKIPHGLYICGVKDGENLNGFTVSWLMQSSFEPPLVVNCVKKDSGSHEMLKKNGVFSISFLEEGQKDLAAKFFKPQSRVGNKFEDVEFYEGEKTGCPIIKDSLGYVECQVVGSVEKGDHTVYVGEVISAGIHREGKALNLESTGWQYGG is encoded by the coding sequence TTGTTAGACGAAAAAGCAAAAAAAACAATGCTCAGAAAAATTCCCCACGGACTTTATATTTGTGGAGTTAAAGATGGGGAAAATCTAAATGGGTTCACTGTTAGTTGGTTAATGCAGAGTTCCTTTGAACCTCCTTTAGTGGTTAACTGTGTTAAAAAGGATTCTGGTTCCCATGAAATGCTCAAAAAAAATGGTGTTTTCTCCATTAGCTTCTTAGAAGAGGGACAAAAAGACTTAGCGGCTAAATTTTTTAAACCTCAAAGTCGTGTGGGTAATAAATTTGAAGACGTGGAATTTTATGAAGGAGAAAAAACAGGATGTCCTATCATTAAAGATTCTTTAGGCTATGTAGAATGTCAAGTAGTAGGATCAGTGGAGAAAGGAGATCATACTGTTTATGTTGGTGAAGTGATTAGCGCAGGAATACACCGAGAAGGAAAAGCTTTGAACTTAGAAAGTACAGGATGGCAATACGGCGGATAA
- a CDS encoding phenylpyruvate tautomerase MIF-related protein gives MPLIQVKTSVSQPESNVIESLLTTLSAKLAQHLGKPESYVMTSFDSDIKMTFSGTFDPVCYLEVKSVGNMSPSQTKAMSDDFCQVIEDTLGVDKNRTYIEFADAKGSMWGWNGKTF, from the coding sequence ATGCCATTAATTCAAGTAAAAACATCTGTTTCTCAACCAGAATCAAACGTTATTGAATCTTTGCTGACAACTTTATCAGCTAAATTAGCCCAACATTTAGGTAAACCTGAATCCTATGTTATGACTTCTTTTGACTCAGATATTAAGATGACTTTCTCAGGAACTTTTGATCCTGTTTGTTACTTAGAAGTTAAAAGTGTGGGTAATATGAGTCCTTCACAAACTAAAGCCATGAGTGATGATTTTTGTCAAGTCATTGAAGATACATTAGGGGTTGATAAAAATCGGACTTATATCGAATTTGCTGATGCTAAAGGTAGTATGTGGGGATGGAATGGTAAGACATTTTAG
- a CDS encoding RNA-guided endonuclease InsQ/TnpB family protein — protein MTLTLNYTYRIYPDSKQEAMLSEWLEICRRSYNYALRELKDWISSRKCLVDRCSLESEYIMSADYPFPSYHQQQNQLPKAKKVYPELAKVPSQVLQTNVRRLHDAWDFFRNRGFGFPRFKKYGQMKSLLFPQFRSNPLTGWQIKLPKLGKIEINLHRPIPNGFIIKQVRIIKKAKGWFAVISIQSDISLPKIETPFGHFLGLDVGLSSYLATSDNYVEKRRKFFKTEHRRLKVLQRRLARKTKRSKNYEKARKKIEKQHNHIAFKRKDYQFKLAHKVCDMGDSIFMEDIDFRTMAKGFLGKHTLDAGFGQFRDILQYVCKIRGKYFGLVDHRGTSQTCPNCRAEAKKTLSDRFHACYECGYGVDYFVDRDVASAQEVCNRGIESTTLGLREKETVCQVEVSGVMSLDNWRRGLPLWAEISHREVGSPNYTACS, from the coding sequence ATGACTCTAACACTGAACTACACATACAGGATTTATCCTGATAGCAAACAAGAAGCAATGTTATCTGAATGGCTAGAAATTTGTCGCCGTTCATATAACTATGCTTTGCGTGAGTTGAAGGATTGGATTTCTAGTCGTAAGTGCCTAGTAGATAGATGTAGTTTGGAGTCAGAGTACATCATGTCTGCTGATTATCCTTTCCCAAGTTATCATCAGCAACAAAACCAATTACCAAAAGCTAAAAAAGTATATCCTGAGTTAGCTAAAGTTCCAAGTCAAGTCTTACAAACAAATGTTAGGAGACTTCACGACGCTTGGGACTTTTTTCGTAATCGGGGGTTTGGCTTTCCTCGGTTCAAGAAATATGGACAAATGAAGTCTTTATTATTTCCTCAATTTAGAAGTAACCCGTTGACAGGGTGGCAAATAAAGTTACCTAAATTGGGGAAAATTGAAATCAATCTTCATCGTCCCATACCCAATGGGTTTATAATTAAACAGGTAAGAATTATCAAAAAAGCTAAGGGTTGGTTTGCCGTAATTAGCATTCAATCCGACATAAGTTTACCTAAAATAGAAACACCATTTGGGCATTTTCTTGGCCTTGATGTCGGACTTTCTAGCTACTTAGCAACCTCGGATAATTATGTAGAAAAAAGACGTAAATTCTTCAAAACCGAACACCGTAGGCTGAAAGTGCTACAACGTCGGTTAGCAAGAAAAACCAAACGTTCTAAGAACTACGAGAAAGCTAGAAAGAAAATAGAAAAGCAACACAATCATATTGCTTTCAAACGAAAAGATTACCAGTTCAAATTAGCCCATAAAGTCTGTGATATGGGAGACTCTATCTTTATGGAAGATATAGATTTCCGCACAATGGCTAAGGGCTTTTTGGGTAAACATACCCTTGATGCAGGTTTTGGGCAATTTAGGGATATTCTACAGTACGTTTGCAAGATTAGAGGCAAGTATTTTGGTTTGGTTGATCATCGGGGAACTAGCCAAACTTGTCCTAATTGTCGTGCAGAAGCCAAAAAGACCTTATCTGATAGGTTTCACGCCTGTTATGAATGCGGTTACGGGGTTGACTATTTTGTTGATCGGGACGTAGCAAGCGCACAGGAGGTCTGCAATCGAGGAATAGAATCTACTACCCTGGGACTCAGGGAAAAGGAAACTGTCTGTCAAGTCGAGGTGTCGGGGGTGATGAGCCTAGATAACTGGCGTAGGGGTTTACCTCTGTGGGCAGAAATATCTCATCGTGAGGTGGGAAGCCCCAACTATACTGCTTGCAGTTAG